The Deltaproteobacteria bacterium HGW-Deltaproteobacteria-6 genome has a segment encoding these proteins:
- a CDS encoding 4-hydroxybutyrate CoA-transferase, producing MKHREEYANKKVGAEEAAKVIKSGDWVDYGHFACSPTYMDKYLALRVDELDNVKVRAVTFPGLAAVATADPTRGKFHYNNWHFGGGDRILHDKGLCNYIPLLYHEGPSLYDLVDSDVFMVKVAPMNAKGYFNFGPSNSISKSIADHTKTVIVEVNDRVPYCCGGLNESIHISEVDFIVESDNKPLISVPLPAISEVDEKIASIIVNELVDGACIQLGIGAMPNAVGMLIAKSDLKDLGVHTEMLVDSFVDMYEAGRVTNRKKGVDAGKMVYTFALGSQKLYDFLDHNPCCASYSVDYTNKPERIASNDNMMAINNAVEVDLYGQVSSESTGMRQISGTGGQFDYIYGAYHSKGGKSFICLSSTKKDKHGNLKSRIRPFLEPGSIVTIPRTISHYIVTEYGTAIMKGRSTWERAEALINIAHPDFREELIQDAEKMGIWRRSNKKDASKLAA from the coding sequence ATGAAACACAGAGAAGAATACGCGAATAAAAAGGTCGGCGCCGAAGAAGCAGCGAAAGTCATCAAATCCGGAGACTGGGTTGACTATGGACACTTTGCCTGTTCGCCCACCTATATGGACAAATATCTGGCCTTGCGGGTCGATGAACTGGACAATGTCAAAGTCCGCGCCGTAACGTTCCCGGGACTGGCCGCCGTGGCAACCGCTGATCCGACACGCGGGAAATTTCATTACAACAATTGGCATTTCGGGGGAGGAGACCGCATCCTCCACGACAAGGGGCTTTGCAATTACATTCCCCTACTTTACCACGAGGGCCCGTCCCTTTACGACCTGGTTGATTCCGATGTCTTCATGGTCAAAGTGGCGCCCATGAACGCCAAGGGATACTTCAACTTCGGACCGTCCAACTCCATCTCCAAATCCATCGCCGATCACACCAAAACGGTCATCGTCGAAGTCAATGACCGAGTTCCATATTGCTGCGGCGGACTGAATGAATCGATTCACATCTCCGAAGTCGATTTCATCGTTGAGTCGGACAACAAGCCCCTCATTTCCGTTCCCCTTCCGGCCATTTCAGAAGTGGATGAGAAGATCGCTTCCATCATTGTCAACGAGCTTGTTGACGGAGCCTGCATCCAGCTGGGCATCGGGGCCATGCCCAACGCCGTCGGGATGCTCATCGCCAAATCCGATCTGAAGGATCTGGGCGTTCACACGGAAATGCTCGTGGATTCCTTCGTGGATATGTATGAGGCAGGACGCGTGACCAACAGGAAAAAAGGCGTGGATGCGGGTAAAATGGTTTACACGTTTGCCCTGGGCAGCCAGAAGCTCTATGATTTTCTGGATCACAACCCCTGCTGCGCTTCCTATTCCGTTGATTATACCAACAAACCCGAACGGATCGCGTCCAATGATAATATGATGGCCATCAATAATGCCGTTGAAGTTGATCTCTACGGCCAGGTTTCTTCGGAATCAACGGGAATGCGTCAGATTTCGGGAACCGGCGGACAGTTTGATTACATCTACGGGGCCTACCATTCCAAGGGCGGAAAGTCCTTTATCTGTCTTTCCTCGACCAAAAAAGATAAACACGGAAATCTCAAATCGCGCATCCGTCCCTTCCTGGAGCCGGGTTCCATCGTCACCATTCCGAGGACAATTTCCCACTACATCGTTACGGAATACGGCACGGCTATCATGAAGGGCAGGAGCACCTGGGAGCGCGCGGAAGCCTTGATCAATATTGCCCATCCCGACTTCCGTGAAGAGCTGATTCAGGATGCGGAAAAGATGGGGATCTGGCGGCGTTCCAACAAAAAAGATGCCTCTAAACTTGCGGCGTAA
- a CDS encoding DNA-binding response regulator, giving the protein MSRKAKVMIVEDHPIFRKGLAQLINEEKDMEICGEAEDVIEAKKILVKARPDMMIVDLTLKGVSGLNLIKDFHEHLPDLPILVLSMHDESIYAERVLRAGARGYIMKQEMTDKVIVAIRHVLAGKMFFSESVVESFLGMMTGKPAASPQNPIDTLSDRELEVFTLIGKGTGRKEIGDKLHVSIKTVGTYREKIKMKLGIKSSPELVRRAVEWVQEQGE; this is encoded by the coding sequence ATGTCTCGTAAAGCAAAAGTGATGATCGTGGAGGATCACCCCATATTCCGCAAGGGGCTTGCCCAGCTGATCAATGAAGAAAAGGACATGGAGATCTGCGGAGAGGCCGAAGACGTCATCGAAGCGAAGAAGATTCTCGTCAAGGCTCGACCGGATATGATGATCGTTGATCTCACCCTGAAGGGCGTCAGCGGCCTGAATCTGATCAAGGATTTTCATGAACATCTTCCGGATCTCCCGATTCTTGTCCTTTCCATGCATGATGAATCCATCTACGCGGAGCGGGTTCTCCGGGCCGGAGCCAGGGGATACATCATGAAGCAGGAGATGACCGATAAGGTTATTGTGGCGATCCGCCACGTTCTGGCGGGAAAGATGTTCTTCAGCGAATCCGTCGTCGAATCATTCCTCGGCATGATGACGGGAAAACCGGCGGCGTCTCCTCAAAATCCCATCGATACCCTTTCGGACCGGGAGCTGGAAGTGTTCACGCTTATCGGCAAAGGAACAGGCCGGAAGGAAATCGGGGATAAACTTCATGTCAGCATCAAAACCGTCGGAACCTACCGGGAAAAAATCAAAATGAAGCTGGGCATCAAAAGCTCGCCGGAACTGGTCCGCCGGGCGGTGGAATGGGTTCAGGAACAGGGAGAGTAA
- a CDS encoding YaiI/YqxD family protein, translating to MQIFIDADAFPNVIRDILIKASLRLSIPLIFVANKPLRLEKLAHLSLILVPEGPDVADDRIAQLVQPGDLVITADIPLADRVVAKNAFAMNPRGMLYTEHNIKDRLAMRDLLGELRDNGMITGGPAAFSKKDRQAFANQLDSFLVRQLKAEKQ from the coding sequence ATGCAGATATTTATTGATGCGGATGCCTTTCCAAATGTGATCAGAGACATCCTGATTAAAGCGTCGCTGCGCCTGAGTATTCCCCTGATCTTCGTGGCCAACAAGCCGTTGCGCCTGGAGAAGCTGGCCCATCTGTCTTTGATCCTGGTTCCCGAAGGGCCGGACGTGGCCGATGACCGCATCGCCCAATTGGTCCAGCCGGGTGATCTGGTTATCACAGCGGACATCCCGCTGGCCGACCGGGTGGTGGCTAAAAATGCGTTTGCCATGAATCCCCGCGGCATGCTTTACACGGAGCACAACATCAAAGACCGGCTGGCCATGCGTGACTTGCTGGGCGAGCTGCGGGATAACGGCATGATCACCGGCGGTCCCGCCGCCTTCAGCAAGAAAGACCGCCAGGCCTTTGCCAATCAACTGGACAGCTTTCTGGTCAGGCAACTGAAAGCCGAAAAACAGTAA
- the thiE gene encoding thiamine phosphate synthase, translating into MGGKKKINPGSLYLVLSGACGSGRGPLEIAKWAIAGGIDILQMREKDMSPQELSALGTALSCLCRKSGIIFIVNDDPRLAVDLDADGVHMGQEDLTACSVDTVRRIVGPRRIIGLSTHNPDQFREALARDVDYLAFGPVFQTKTKSYHIGTADIRQIVAITSKPVFFIGGIQTANLDILIKKGATNVALIRDIMEAEDVVERTGWYKRKLTGASGRMFLNGPEK; encoded by the coding sequence ATGGGTGGAAAAAAGAAAATTAATCCAGGGAGTCTCTATCTTGTTCTCAGCGGGGCATGCGGCAGCGGCCGGGGCCCCCTGGAGATCGCAAAATGGGCTATTGCCGGAGGCATCGATATTCTTCAAATGCGGGAGAAGGATATGTCGCCTCAGGAATTATCAGCTTTAGGAACCGCCCTTTCCTGCTTGTGCCGGAAAAGCGGCATCATTTTCATCGTCAATGACGATCCCCGTCTTGCCGTGGACCTTGACGCCGACGGCGTCCATATGGGGCAGGAAGATCTGACCGCATGCAGTGTCGATACGGTTCGGCGCATTGTCGGACCCCGCAGGATTATCGGCCTGTCGACTCACAACCCCGATCAGTTTCGTGAAGCCCTTGCCCGGGATGTCGATTATCTTGCCTTTGGCCCCGTCTTTCAGACCAAAACAAAAAGTTATCATATTGGAACGGCGGATATCCGTCAGATCGTTGCCATCACGTCGAAGCCCGTTTTTTTTATCGGCGGCATTCAGACTGCCAATCTGGATATTCTCATCAAGAAAGGAGCGACGAATGTGGCTTTGATCAGGGATATCATGGAGGCGGAAGATGTGGTGGAAAGAACAGGATGGTACAAACGAAAGCTAACGGGGGCTTCCGGCCGGATGTTTTTGAATGGCCCGGAAAAGTAG
- the thiS gene encoding thiamine biosynthesis protein ThiS — MRIRINGTPAAIEGAVNLEQLIVGKGLIPERVVVELNLRIIPRNQWRTVLLNDDDAIEIVSFVGGG, encoded by the coding sequence ATGCGGATACGCATCAACGGCACGCCGGCTGCGATAGAGGGAGCCGTTAATCTTGAACAGTTGATCGTTGGCAAGGGACTCATACCGGAGCGGGTTGTCGTGGAGTTGAATCTGCGGATCATACCCCGCAACCAATGGAGAACGGTTTTGTTAAACGATGACGACGCCATCGAGATCGTCAGTTTTGTCGGAGGAGGTTGA
- a CDS encoding thiazole synthase, with protein MKDRLEIAGRRIESRLLVGTGKFPGNDVMREALAASGAHIVTVALRRVDAGAISGSILDFLPPECIVMANTSGARNADEAIRIARLARAAGAGDWIKIEVVADNKYLLPDNLETLRATESLVREGFVVLPYMNPDLSMARRFVDCGAAAVMPLGSPIGSSRGLRTKELVEIMIREIPIPVIVDAGLGKPSHACECMEMGCDAVLVNTAIAIAPNPVNMAAAFKLAVDAGRMAYVNGMARQTETARASSPLTGFLHGDTGEK; from the coding sequence GTGAAAGACAGATTGGAAATAGCGGGACGAAGGATTGAAAGCCGCCTTTTGGTCGGCACGGGAAAGTTTCCCGGCAATGACGTGATGAGGGAGGCCCTTGCAGCATCAGGGGCCCATATTGTTACCGTGGCCTTAAGACGGGTGGATGCCGGGGCGATATCGGGAAGCATCCTCGATTTTCTCCCCCCGGAGTGCATTGTCATGGCTAACACATCGGGCGCCCGAAATGCCGACGAGGCGATCAGGATCGCCCGCTTGGCCCGCGCGGCGGGCGCCGGCGATTGGATTAAAATTGAAGTCGTTGCGGACAACAAATACCTTTTGCCCGATAACCTGGAGACGCTGCGGGCGACGGAGAGTCTCGTCAGGGAAGGGTTTGTCGTTTTGCCTTACATGAACCCCGATTTGTCCATGGCTCGTCGATTTGTTGATTGCGGCGCTGCTGCCGTCATGCCACTGGGCTCACCTATTGGCTCCAGCCGCGGCCTTCGGACAAAAGAACTTGTAGAGATCATGATCCGGGAGATTCCCATCCCCGTTATTGTCGATGCCGGTCTGGGTAAACCGTCCCACGCTTGCGAATGCATGGAAATGGGGTGTGATGCCGTGCTGGTCAATACAGCCATTGCCATTGCCCCCAATCCCGTCAATATGGCCGCGGCTTTCAAGCTGGCCGTAGATGCCGGCCGCATGGCCTATGTGAATGGCATGGCCCGGCAGACCGAAACGGCAAGGGCTTCTTCGCCGCTGACGGGATTTTTGCACGGGGATACCGGTGAAAAATAA
- a CDS encoding 2-iminoacetate synthase ThiH, producing the protein MSFYPILNQYSDAKIDHTMTSVSGTDVERALAKDYPGADDFLALLSPAAGVYLEQMARLSQDLTLRHFGRTLQLYTPLYLSDYCENRCTYCSFSALNPFPRRTLSLGEVDREGAVIAATGLRHLLILTGESRKQSPVRYIGDCVAVLKKYFHSIAIEIYPLSKAEYAALIERGVDGLTLYQETYDESVYRDIHPAGPKQDYRFRLDAPERAATSHMRQINIGALLGLADWRKEVFALGRHARYLMDRFPDADIGVSVPRLRPHKGAFIRACGMTDSHLVQAILSLRLFLPRLGISLSTRETETFRDHLIPLGITRMSAGSVTSVGGHGHRASAEAALPQFEIADHRTIEQMTALIRSRGYDPVLSDWVPHDL; encoded by the coding sequence ATGAGCTTCTATCCTATCTTAAATCAATACAGTGATGCAAAGATCGATCACACGATGACCTCAGTTTCCGGAACCGACGTGGAGCGGGCTCTGGCTAAGGATTATCCCGGGGCGGATGACTTTCTGGCTTTGCTGTCGCCCGCGGCGGGCGTTTATCTGGAACAGATGGCGCGGCTTTCACAAGATCTGACCCTGCGGCATTTTGGCAGAACGCTCCAGCTCTATACACCCCTGTACCTGTCGGACTATTGTGAGAACCGCTGCACGTATTGCAGTTTCAGCGCTTTGAATCCGTTTCCCCGAAGGACGCTCAGCCTGGGCGAGGTGGACCGGGAAGGGGCCGTTATTGCCGCAACGGGGTTAAGGCATCTTCTGATTTTAACGGGGGAGTCGCGGAAGCAAAGTCCCGTCCGGTATATTGGCGATTGCGTAGCCGTTTTGAAAAAATATTTTCATTCCATCGCGATTGAAATCTATCCCCTCTCAAAAGCGGAATATGCCGCGCTGATCGAGCGGGGGGTGGACGGTCTGACGCTATATCAGGAAACATATGATGAATCCGTTTATCGGGACATACACCCTGCCGGGCCGAAACAGGACTACCGTTTTCGGCTGGATGCGCCGGAGCGGGCCGCCACAAGCCATATGAGGCAAATCAATATCGGGGCCCTGCTGGGACTTGCTGATTGGCGTAAGGAAGTCTTTGCCCTGGGGCGTCATGCCCGTTATCTTATGGACCGTTTTCCCGATGCCGACATCGGAGTCTCTGTCCCGCGGTTAAGGCCCCACAAGGGCGCCTTTATACGGGCCTGCGGCATGACCGATTCTCATCTGGTTCAGGCGATCCTGTCCCTGCGTCTGTTTCTGCCGCGACTCGGAATTTCGCTCTCGACACGAGAGACGGAGACGTTTCGTGATCATTTGATTCCCCTGGGGATTACGCGTATGTCTGCCGGGTCCGTCACCTCCGTGGGAGGCCATGGCCACCGGGCATCAGCGGAAGCCGCTTTGCCTCAGTTTGAAATTGCGGATCATCGCACCATCGAACAAATGACAGCACTGATCCGCTCCAGGGGTTACGATCCGGTCTTGAGCGATTGGGTGCCCCATGATCTATGA
- the thiF gene encoding thiamine biosynthesis protein ThiF translates to MIYEPSLIQKIGAAGVERLRAVKVGIAGAGGLGSNCAQNLVRCGFLRLKLVDFDIVEASNLDRQFYFTDQTGMAKVDALKINLLRINSGLDVEALTVKIGEGDGTNIFGDCDIVAECLDRAEAKSRLVSELLPMGKLIVAASGLGGYGETDRIRVRRIRNNLVIVGDLTSDITDHPALSPRVSITAAKQVDVILEYVLTSL, encoded by the coding sequence ATGATCTATGAACCCTCTCTTATTCAAAAGATTGGCGCGGCAGGTGTTGAGAGACTTCGGGCAGTCAAAGTCGGCATTGCCGGCGCCGGCGGTCTGGGTTCCAACTGTGCGCAAAACCTGGTGCGCTGCGGGTTTTTGAGACTCAAGCTGGTTGATTTCGATATTGTTGAGGCATCCAACCTGGATCGTCAATTCTATTTCACTGATCAAACGGGGATGGCAAAAGTCGACGCCCTCAAAATAAATCTGCTGAGAATCAATTCCGGGCTTGATGTGGAGGCACTTACCGTCAAGATTGGCGAGGGTGACGGTACAAACATCTTCGGTGATTGCGATATTGTTGCTGAATGTCTTGACCGTGCTGAGGCCAAGAGCCGGCTTGTTTCGGAGCTATTACCCATGGGAAAATTGATTGTCGCCGCTTCCGGCCTTGGCGGTTATGGGGAAACGGACCGGATTAGGGTGCGTAGAATCAGGAATAACCTCGTCATCGTCGGCGATCTTACATCCGATATAACAGACCATCCCGCTTTGTCGCCCCGGGTGAGCATTACAGCGGCAAAACAGGTTGACGTCATTCTCGAATATGTCTTGACGTCCCTATAG
- a CDS encoding SET domain-containing protein-lysine N-methyltransferase: MPSKNKISSTAGRRTQVRKSGIHGKGVYAVKPIREGERVLEYKGEIITWRKALARHPHDPSQPNHTFYFHLDDGHVIDAKYDGNSARWINHSCEPNLEACQDGYRVFLNAVRDIDPGEELFYDYSLTIEGRKTTRVKKEHACLCGAANCRGTMLDVKS; this comes from the coding sequence ATGCCAAGCAAAAACAAAATATCCTCAACCGCCGGCCGCCGGACACAGGTGCGCAAGTCGGGTATTCACGGAAAGGGCGTCTACGCCGTCAAACCTATTCGGGAAGGCGAGAGAGTTCTGGAATACAAGGGAGAAATCATCACCTGGCGCAAGGCTCTGGCCCGGCACCCCCACGACCCCAGCCAGCCCAACCATACGTTTTACTTTCATCTGGACGACGGCCATGTCATCGACGCCAAGTACGACGGCAACTCGGCCCGGTGGATCAACCATTCCTGCGAGCCGAATCTGGAAGCCTGTCAGGACGGTTACCGCGTCTTTCTTAATGCTGTGCGCGATATCGACCCCGGCGAGGAACTCTTTTACGACTACAGCCTGACCATCGAAGGCCGTAAAACCACCAGGGTCAAAAAGGAACACGCCTGCCTGTGCGGCGCGGCCAATTGCCGTGGAACCATGCTGGACGTAAAAAGCTAG
- a CDS encoding SAM-dependent methyltransferase, with translation MKENPRFPRKIACNETPTIFERSCMNLVVSLFNKIRTGSLTFHLPDGGERHFGDQNSSLRARMIIHDYRFFKDAVLGGDVGLGEAYMQGFWDTDDIPALFSVLIKNRGALENGHMATAWLMRQKDRLLHTLRANTLKGSRRNIGKHYDLSNDFFQTFLDPTMLYSCGLYADENDTCEDAQHHKIQSIIEKAHLTPADHVLEIGCGWGGFAMEAARETGCRITGVTVSGEQYELARKRVLQAGLQDKITILFQDYRHVTGLFDKIVSIEMLEAVGHQYLGTFFTTCDKLLKPAGRLVIQVITIPDQSYENYRRTTDWIQKYIFPGGHLPSVTALAEIVTRRTGLLMENLEDIGLNYARTLRDWRSSFTRNMDKINALGFDEVFRRKWIYYLAMCEAGFRERAIGDIQVVFRKPA, from the coding sequence ATGAAAGAAAATCCCAGGTTTCCTCGGAAAATAGCCTGCAATGAAACGCCGACTATCTTTGAACGATCCTGCATGAATTTAGTGGTCAGCTTATTTAATAAAATAAGAACGGGAAGTCTTACTTTTCACCTGCCGGACGGCGGCGAAAGGCATTTCGGCGATCAAAATTCATCTCTCCGGGCCCGAATGATCATCCATGATTACCGCTTTTTTAAAGATGCGGTTCTCGGCGGCGACGTGGGCCTGGGCGAAGCTTACATGCAGGGCTTCTGGGACACGGATGACATCCCGGCGTTGTTCAGCGTTTTGATTAAAAATCGCGGGGCGCTGGAAAACGGACACATGGCCACGGCGTGGCTGATGCGTCAGAAAGACCGCCTCCTGCATACGTTGCGTGCCAATACGCTCAAGGGTTCGCGCCGGAACATCGGCAAACACTATGACCTCAGCAACGATTTTTTTCAGACGTTTCTGGACCCGACCATGCTGTATTCCTGCGGTTTATACGCGGATGAGAACGACACCTGCGAAGACGCGCAGCACCATAAAATACAGAGCATCATCGAAAAGGCGCATCTTACACCTGCGGATCACGTTCTTGAAATCGGCTGCGGCTGGGGCGGTTTCGCCATGGAAGCGGCGCGGGAAACGGGTTGCCGCATCACCGGCGTTACCGTTTCCGGAGAACAATACGAATTGGCGCGCAAACGAGTCCTTCAGGCAGGCCTCCAGGACAAAATCACCATCCTGTTTCAAGACTACCGGCATGTGACAGGACTCTTTGACAAGATCGTCTCCATCGAAATGCTGGAAGCGGTCGGCCATCAATATCTGGGAACATTCTTCACAACCTGCGATAAACTGCTTAAACCGGCGGGAAGGCTGGTTATCCAGGTAATCACCATTCCCGACCAGAGCTATGAGAATTACCGGCGCACGACAGACTGGATTCAAAAATACATTTTCCCCGGCGGCCACCTGCCGTCGGTCACCGCACTGGCCGAAATCGTAACCCGTCGCACCGGTTTGCTGATGGAAAACCTGGAAGATATCGGCCTGAATTACGCCCGGACGCTCAGGGACTGGCGATCCTCATTCACGCGCAATATGGATAAAATCAATGCGCTGGGATTTGATGAGGTTTTCCGGCGCAAATGGATTTATTATCTGGCCATGTGTGAAGCCGGCTTTCGGGAAAGAGCCATCGGCGACATTCAGGTGGTCTTTCGCAAACCGGCATAG
- a CDS encoding TVP38/TMEM64 family protein, translated as MNKHLVLRFSILLFLAVLAAYLFVHFDLFRFFKDKQQIVHFIKSYRYDELIFIVLQIVQVVAAPIPGELTGFIGGYIYGPFWGTIYSTIGLTLGSWLAFMLARFFGEPLLEKVVKKEVFEKFDNFMEHKGILVSFLLFLIPGFPKDYLCFIMGVSRIPTLTFIIVCTVGRFFGTMMLSISGNIAHNEQYMLLAVVTVAAVIVSIFVWRYQDRILDLLKNQKK; from the coding sequence ATGAATAAACATCTCGTATTAAGATTTTCAATCCTTTTATTCCTCGCTGTTCTGGCCGCTTATCTTTTTGTCCATTTTGACCTGTTCAGATTTTTTAAAGACAAACAGCAAATCGTCCACTTCATCAAGTCCTACCGTTACGATGAATTGATCTTTATTGTACTCCAGATTGTCCAGGTTGTTGCCGCCCCGATACCGGGAGAATTAACCGGTTTTATCGGCGGTTATATTTACGGTCCTTTCTGGGGAACGATTTATTCCACTATCGGCCTGACGCTTGGCTCATGGCTCGCGTTCATGCTGGCGCGTTTTTTCGGCGAGCCGCTTCTGGAAAAAGTGGTTAAAAAAGAAGTCTTCGAGAAATTCGATAATTTCATGGAACACAAAGGTATTCTGGTTTCCTTTCTGCTGTTTCTGATTCCCGGTTTTCCCAAAGATTATCTTTGTTTCATCATGGGAGTCAGCCGTATTCCAACGTTGACATTTATTATTGTTTGCACCGTCGGACGCTTTTTCGGCACCATGATGCTGTCCATCAGCGGCAACATCGCCCACAATGAGCAGTATATGCTTTTAGCCGTTGTCACAGTCGCGGCTGTTATTGTTTCCATATTTGTCTGGCGGTATCAGGATAGAATTCTGGATTTGCTCAAGAATCAAAAGAAGTAG
- a CDS encoding acetyl-CoA C-acyltransferase, whose protein sequence is MSKVPQKLERKRSEIYKDAPIAKYGERKPDFTTMGRKIKNPHKKFREVVCVEACRTPYGRSGGALKDFSAMELGALAIKEVLRRTEGKVNPADVDYIFMGQVVPAGCGQIPGRQATILAGVPESVPSITVNKVCSSGIKTIDLAFQMILLGRADICIAGGQESMSNCPFVLPDMRWGAKMGLPNGRVVDAMVYDGLWDAFYNRHMAIHGSEVADEFGFTREEQDEWALNSQMNAVRAMNEGKLDAEIFPVEIKQGKKVIIMDKDEGPRPETTMEGLAKLPPVFGHLSTVTGKPGSVTAGNAPGVNDGGDVCLLMSREKADELGLKPIFTIVDYAEVSQPTKDIATVPGLAIKKILEQNDLTLDQMDVIEINEAFAAVALVSCRSILGMTKEDMFKKVNINGGAVAYGHPIGATGARIAMTLGYELRRRGGGYGVCGICSGHAQGDAMLIRVDK, encoded by the coding sequence ATGTCGAAAGTGCCGCAAAAACTGGAAAGAAAAAGATCTGAAATCTATAAAGATGCGCCCATTGCCAAATATGGCGAAAGAAAGCCCGACTTTACCACCATGGGGCGAAAGATAAAAAATCCTCATAAGAAATTTCGCGAGGTCGTCTGCGTGGAAGCCTGCCGGACACCGTATGGCCGTTCCGGGGGGGCGCTGAAAGATTTTTCGGCGATGGAGCTGGGCGCCCTGGCGATTAAAGAGGTTTTACGAAGGACCGAAGGCAAGGTGAACCCCGCTGATGTGGATTACATTTTCATGGGGCAGGTGGTTCCGGCCGGGTGCGGTCAGATCCCGGGGCGGCAGGCCACCATTCTGGCAGGTGTGCCGGAATCCGTTCCGTCCATTACCGTCAATAAAGTCTGTTCATCCGGCATCAAAACCATTGATCTGGCGTTTCAGATGATTCTGCTGGGACGCGCCGATATCTGCATCGCCGGGGGGCAGGAAAGCATGAGCAACTGTCCGTTTGTGCTCCCGGATATGCGCTGGGGCGCCAAGATGGGCCTGCCCAACGGCCGCGTGGTGGATGCCATGGTTTATGACGGTTTGTGGGACGCCTTCTACAATCGCCACATGGCGATTCACGGTTCGGAGGTGGCCGATGAGTTCGGCTTTACCAGAGAGGAACAGGATGAATGGGCGCTTAATTCCCAGATGAACGCCGTGCGCGCGATGAACGAAGGAAAGCTTGATGCTGAAATTTTCCCCGTGGAAATCAAACAGGGAAAGAAAGTCATCATCATGGATAAAGACGAAGGGCCCAGGCCGGAGACAACGATGGAAGGGCTGGCCAAGCTTCCGCCGGTGTTCGGACATCTCAGCACCGTCACCGGTAAGCCCGGCAGTGTCACAGCCGGAAACGCGCCGGGCGTCAATGATGGCGGTGATGTCTGTCTGCTGATGAGCCGGGAAAAAGCCGATGAACTGGGTCTCAAGCCGATCTTTACCATCGTCGATTATGCCGAAGTGTCGCAGCCGACCAAAGATATCGCGACCGTGCCGGGGCTGGCGATTAAGAAAATTCTGGAGCAAAATGATCTGACGCTCGATCAGATGGACGTGATCGAAATCAACGAAGCCTTTGCCGCGGTGGCGCTGGTGAGCTGCCGTTCCATTCTGGGCATGACCAAAGAAGACATGTTTAAAAAGGTGAATATCAACGGCGGCGCGGTGGCCTATGGCCATCCCATCGGCGCAACCGGCGCCCGTATTGCCATGACGCTGGGCTATGAATTGAGAAGACGCGGCGGCGGATATGGCGTCTGCGGCATTTGTTCCGGCCACGCGCAGGGCGATGCCATGCTGATCCGCGTGGATAAATAA
- a CDS encoding lipase, with translation MNYKLGAIGLAPLLIVQALYVRAVTPRLPEPSGDRSGIHGSGPLFNLLILGDSAAAGVGVSTQSEALSGQLVSALGGDFRVSWKLIAQTGRRAKDIVAELERLSPETFDVVVTSIGVNDVTHGTDAEKWINQQARIVELLQSKFHAQHIILSSVPPMHLFPALPQPLRWYLGTRARRFNRALEKLAMVHERCEFVMIDFPLDTATMAADGFHPGIPAYSIWAMHIASIIRSRLGMLAGRK, from the coding sequence ACGCCCAGGCTGCCTGAGCCTTCTGGTGACCGGTCCGGCATTCATGGATCGGGACCGCTCTTCAATCTGCTCATTCTCGGTGATTCCGCGGCGGCAGGAGTGGGGGTATCAACACAAAGTGAAGCCCTGTCCGGTCAACTGGTTTCCGCTCTTGGCGGCGATTTCCGGGTGTCCTGGAAACTCATTGCGCAAACGGGCCGAAGAGCGAAAGATATCGTGGCAGAACTCGAGAGGCTTTCTCCGGAGACGTTCGATGTCGTCGTCACTTCAATAGGCGTGAATGATGTCACCCACGGAACGGACGCTGAAAAATGGATCAATCAACAAGCACGGATTGTGGAACTGCTTCAGTCAAAGTTCCATGCACAGCATATCATCCTGTCGAGCGTTCCCCCGATGCACCTCTTTCCCGCTCTTCCGCAGCCCTTGAGGTGGTATCTCGGCACAAGAGCTCGACGATTCAACAGGGCATTGGAAAAATTGGCGATGGTACATGAGCGGTGTGAGTTTGTTATGATAGACTTTCCTCTGGATACAGCCACCATGGCAGCAGATGGGTTTCATCCCGGAATACCGGCTTATTCCATCTGGGCTATGCATATTGCCTCCATCATTCGCAGCCGGCTGGGTATGTTAGCAGGCAGGAAGTGA